From Dreissena polymorpha isolate Duluth1 chromosome 15, UMN_Dpol_1.0, whole genome shotgun sequence, a single genomic window includes:
- the LOC127859706 gene encoding uncharacterized protein LOC127859706 produces MDAAMEQQTYWTAKQNLALSMVKAGHTVYIGGQAGCGKSTLVLKPMAIHKWCGVRDGRMCSIKLRGMMATDDRLIPARNRILSTDILIIDEISMFSRRMFDMLETVLRIKDTSHTFGNIQIIVVGDFLQLPPVRNLRYEDLGEFAFTSKFWPPHSIFLDSVFRQRDESLISLIRELSLGQLSNDSQKLITSLARELPQEDGKLVKLYATNILVDLHNRSRIMDLDGQMYSFQSTDKGDERALNTLVVPPTLWLKIGCRVMLLKNLSDRLMNGLQGEVRDTREDAVHVFFPMLHEVATILRCAFTRYTLL; encoded by the exons ATGGATGCAGCCATGGAACAGCAGACGTATTGGACTGCAAAACAGAATTTGGCCCTCTCAATGGTCAAAGCAGGCCACACTGTTTACATCGGCGGTCAGGCTGGGTGCGGCAAGTCTACGCTC GTGTTGAAGCCCATGGCAATTCACAAGTGGTGTGGAGTTCGGGATGGCAGGATGTGTAGTATAAAATTAAGGGGGATGATGGCAACTGATGACAGATTAATACCTGCACGAAACAGAATTTTGTCAACAGATATCTTAATAATTGATGAGATTTCCATGTTCAGCAGAAGAATGTTTGATATGCTTGAAACAGTTTTGCGAATAAAGGATACAAGCCACACATTTGGTAACATACAGATAATAGTTGTTGGTGATTTTTTGCAACTTCCACCAGTAAGAAATTTAAGATATGAGGACCTCGGTGAGTTTGCCTTTACCAGCAAATTTTGGCCACCACACAGCATATTTTTAGATTCTGTGTTTAGACAGAGAGACGAATCTCTCATAAGCCTCATCAGAGAGTTATCTTTAGGGCAACTCAGTAATGACAGTCAGAAGCTAATAACTTCTCTAGCCCGGGAATTGCCACAAGAGGATGGTAAATTGGTGAAGCTATATGCAACCAACATATTGGTggaccttcacaacagaagtcGAATCATGGACCTTGACGGCCAAATGTATTCCTTCCAATCCACAGATAAAGGAGATGAACGAGCCCTGAACACTTTGGTGGTACCACCAACATTATGGTTAAAG ATCGGTTGCAGGGTAATGCTACTAAAGAATCTGTCTGACAGACTTATGAATGGGCTGCAGGGTGAGGTTCGAGACACCAGAGAGGATGCTGTCCATGTTTTCTTCCCTATGTTACATGAAGTGGCCACTATCCTTCGATGTGCTTTCACAA GGTATACACTGCTGTAG